One Misgurnus anguillicaudatus chromosome 20, ASM2758022v2, whole genome shotgun sequence DNA segment encodes these proteins:
- the tfap2e gene encoding transcription factor AP-2-epsilon isoform X1, which translates to MLWKSRSKTEPYCLQERADGLSSSSPSGRLSQLSSLNQAAYSSAPPLCHTPASDFQPPYFPPPYPQSSLSYTQSQDTGYPHLPDPYSSINSLHQHQQAAWHSQRSRSEDTGLLSQSHRALSLDPRREYPGVPRLLHHGLGEGAAALGEGPLGMHALGHHGLDDIQGMEESSALGILDHSVIKKVPVPSKLNGSAVSALSLTKDGLGLGGVSNPAEVFCSVPGRLSLLSSTSKYKVTVGEVQRRLAPPECLNASLLGGVLRRAKSKNGGRCLRERLEKIGLNLPAGRRKAANVTLLTALVEGEAVHLARDFGYVCETEFPARATAEYLCRQSDPDQLPTRRSMLLATKEICKEFLDLMSQDRSPLGGSRPTPCLEPGVQSSLTHFSLLTHGFGTPAICAALSAFQSYLLEALKLLDKGEGGKSHHDKELKHRK; encoded by the exons ATGTTGTGGAAATCACGGAGCAAGACAGAACCGTACTGCTTACAG GAGCGCGCGGACGGACTGTCTAGCTCCTCTCCGAGCGGCCGACTCTCTCAGCTCTCCTCGCTGAACCAGGCAGCTTATTCCTCTGCTCCTCCTCTCTGCCACACTCCGGCCTCCGACTTCCAGCCACCCTATTTTCCACCTCCATATCCCCAGTCCTCACTCTCCTACACCCAGAGTCAAGACACCGGATACCCGCACTTACCGGATCCATATTCGTCCATCAACTCCCTTCATCAGCATCAGCAGGCAGCGTGGCACTCTCAGCGCTCTCGCTCAGAGGACACGGGGCTTCTCTCACAGTCACACCGAGCTCTGAGTTTAGACCCGCGGCGGGAGTATCCGGGCGTACCGCGACTTCTCCATCATGGATTGGGTGAAGGAGCAGCGGCACTGGGTGAAGGTCCTTTGGGAATGCATGCACTGGGTCATCACGGTCTGGATGACATTCAA GGCATGGAGGAGTCATCAGCTTTGGGAATTTTGGACCATTCTGTTATCAAGAAAG TTCCTGTGCCATCCAAGCTAAATGGCTCCGCGGTCTCTGCCTTGTCCCTCACTAAAGACGGACTGGGCCTTGGGGGCGTGTCCAACCCCGCAGAGGTTTTCTGCTCTGTCCCTGGTCGTCTGTCCCTGCTTAGCTCCACCTCCAAGTACAAGGTCACGGTCGGAGAGGTGCAGAGACGTCTGGCCCCACCCGAGTGCCTCAATGCCTCGCTGCTTGGAGGAGTCCTGCGCAG AGCCAAATCAAAAAATGGAGGCCGCTGTCTGCGAGAGCGTCTGGAGAAGATCGGTCTCAACCTGCCTGCAGGCCGTCGAAAGGCAGCCAATGTCACACTCCTCACGGCACTGGTGGAAG GCGAGGCGGTTCATCTCGCACGGGACTTTGGGTACGTGTGTGAAACAGAGTTTCCCGCCCGGGCCACAGCAGAATATCTGTGCAGACAAAGCGACCCGGACCAGCTGCCCACAAGACGCAGTATGTTGCTGGCCACCAA GGAGATTTGCAAAGAATTTTTGGATTTGATGTCACAGGACAGGTCGCCTTTGGGCGGCAGCCGCCCCACCCCCTGCCTGGAGCCCGGGGTGCAAAGCAGCCTGACCCACTTCAGCCTCCTCACCCACGGATTCGGCACGCCCGCCATCTGCGCGGCCCTATCGGCCTTCCAGAGTTACTTGCTAGAGGCCCTAAAACTGCTGGATAAAGGGGAGGGAGGAAAGAGCCACCACGACAAAGAATTAAAGCATcgcaaatga
- the tfap2e gene encoding transcription factor AP-2-epsilon isoform X2: MLVHTYSTMERADGLSSSSPSGRLSQLSSLNQAAYSSAPPLCHTPASDFQPPYFPPPYPQSSLSYTQSQDTGYPHLPDPYSSINSLHQHQQAAWHSQRSRSEDTGLLSQSHRALSLDPRREYPGVPRLLHHGLGEGAAALGEGPLGMHALGHHGLDDIQGMEESSALGILDHSVIKKVPVPSKLNGSAVSALSLTKDGLGLGGVSNPAEVFCSVPGRLSLLSSTSKYKVTVGEVQRRLAPPECLNASLLGGVLRRAKSKNGGRCLRERLEKIGLNLPAGRRKAANVTLLTALVEGEAVHLARDFGYVCETEFPARATAEYLCRQSDPDQLPTRRSMLLATKEICKEFLDLMSQDRSPLGGSRPTPCLEPGVQSSLTHFSLLTHGFGTPAICAALSAFQSYLLEALKLLDKGEGGKSHHDKELKHRK; this comes from the exons ATGTTGGTACACACCTACTCGACCATG GAGCGCGCGGACGGACTGTCTAGCTCCTCTCCGAGCGGCCGACTCTCTCAGCTCTCCTCGCTGAACCAGGCAGCTTATTCCTCTGCTCCTCCTCTCTGCCACACTCCGGCCTCCGACTTCCAGCCACCCTATTTTCCACCTCCATATCCCCAGTCCTCACTCTCCTACACCCAGAGTCAAGACACCGGATACCCGCACTTACCGGATCCATATTCGTCCATCAACTCCCTTCATCAGCATCAGCAGGCAGCGTGGCACTCTCAGCGCTCTCGCTCAGAGGACACGGGGCTTCTCTCACAGTCACACCGAGCTCTGAGTTTAGACCCGCGGCGGGAGTATCCGGGCGTACCGCGACTTCTCCATCATGGATTGGGTGAAGGAGCAGCGGCACTGGGTGAAGGTCCTTTGGGAATGCATGCACTGGGTCATCACGGTCTGGATGACATTCAA GGCATGGAGGAGTCATCAGCTTTGGGAATTTTGGACCATTCTGTTATCAAGAAAG TTCCTGTGCCATCCAAGCTAAATGGCTCCGCGGTCTCTGCCTTGTCCCTCACTAAAGACGGACTGGGCCTTGGGGGCGTGTCCAACCCCGCAGAGGTTTTCTGCTCTGTCCCTGGTCGTCTGTCCCTGCTTAGCTCCACCTCCAAGTACAAGGTCACGGTCGGAGAGGTGCAGAGACGTCTGGCCCCACCCGAGTGCCTCAATGCCTCGCTGCTTGGAGGAGTCCTGCGCAG AGCCAAATCAAAAAATGGAGGCCGCTGTCTGCGAGAGCGTCTGGAGAAGATCGGTCTCAACCTGCCTGCAGGCCGTCGAAAGGCAGCCAATGTCACACTCCTCACGGCACTGGTGGAAG GCGAGGCGGTTCATCTCGCACGGGACTTTGGGTACGTGTGTGAAACAGAGTTTCCCGCCCGGGCCACAGCAGAATATCTGTGCAGACAAAGCGACCCGGACCAGCTGCCCACAAGACGCAGTATGTTGCTGGCCACCAA GGAGATTTGCAAAGAATTTTTGGATTTGATGTCACAGGACAGGTCGCCTTTGGGCGGCAGCCGCCCCACCCCCTGCCTGGAGCCCGGGGTGCAAAGCAGCCTGACCCACTTCAGCCTCCTCACCCACGGATTCGGCACGCCCGCCATCTGCGCGGCCCTATCGGCCTTCCAGAGTTACTTGCTAGAGGCCCTAAAACTGCTGGATAAAGGGGAGGGAGGAAAGAGCCACCACGACAAAGAATTAAAGCATcgcaaatga